ATCATCCAGGATTATGAAAAAGGCCTGCTTGCTGAACCGCTGATCCGGGAAGTGCTGAAAGCTGCCAAAGAGCAAGATATTCCCGTGGCGGTGGATCCCAAATTGAAAAACTTCCAAGCTTATGAGGGTGTGGACATTTTTAAGCCCAACTACAATGAATTTCAAGCGATTAGGGCAACGATTTTCGACAGCGATGAAGCTTTTTTCCGTTCCGCCGTGGAACTGCGAAAAGAATTGAATTTTAAAAACCTGATTGTGACTCGCAGCAGCTTGGGAATGTATATTTTTAACGGTGACAAAGAGCCCCGGCGTATTCCAACCTACGCCCAGGAGGTTTTCGACCCCTCCGGTGCTGGTGACACTGTGATTTCGGCGCTCACATTGGCTTGGACCAGCGGCGCGGATATCGACCTTGCGGCTGAGCTGGCAAATCACGCCGCTGGAGTGGTTTGTGGAATTAAAGGGACTGCCAGCGTGACCCCGCAACAAGTTTTGGCAAGCTATCGTGATCAAAAATAAGATAAAAAATTGGGACGAAGCGGCTTTTTTGGCTTCCGAACTTCAAGCCCAGGGTGGCAAAGTGGTTTTCACAAATGGCTGTTTCGACCTTATCCACGCTGGTCATGTCCAATATTTGGAGCAGGCAAAAGCCTTGGGCGATGTATTAATTGTGGGCATGAATAGCGATTCCAGCGTGCGCGGACTGAAAGGAAAGACCCGCCCCCTCGTGAAAGAGGAAGACCGCGCCATGGTGCTTGCCGCCCTGCAAAGTGTTGATATTGTTGTTGTTTTCAACCAAGAGACACCCTTGAAATTGATTGAACATATTCGTCCCGATGTTTTGGTGAAGGGTGGAGATTGGGAACCAGGCCAAATCGTTGGCGCGGACTTTGTTTTGGCTGGAGGCGGTCTGGTGAAAAGCCTGCCTTTCAGGGAAGGGATTTCCACCACCGATTTGATTAAGCGTGCCGCAATTTTGGCAGAGAAGGAAAAGAAATGAGCGAAGAAAAACACCAGGAAACTGCTCAAGAAGATGTTGGGACAGTGGTTTGGGCAGAAGGCTCCCAGGTGCGGGTGGAACTCGTCCGCGGAGCAGGATGTAAATCCTGTTCCATGCGCGGGATGTGTTTCGGACGAAATACCCCTGCGGTTTTCGAGCTGGAAACAGATTTGGAATTGGCGGTTGGAGACAAGGTACAGCTTGAGATTTCCCCCTCCACACGGGTTCTTTCCTCGCTTCTGGTTTTCGGTTTGCCCATGCTCACGCTTTTTGTGGCCTTCATTTTGGCTTCCCGCTGGCTGATTGAAATCGCCGCCATCGGGATTGCTTTTGCCGCCACGGCGCTTAGTTTTTTGATAATGAAACTGATAGATAAATGTTTTGGCAACCGCCTGCAGGTGCGGATTGGGAGAAAAATATGATTATCCGGCTGAATGAAATGGTTTTTTATGGCTACCACGGTGTTCATGATGAGGAGCGAACACTTGGCCAGCGCTTTATTGTGAGCTTGGAAATGCAAACCGATCCTGCCTCTGACCGCGATATCCGCAATCTGGAAGACACGGTGGATTACACCAAGGTTTACGATGATATTCGCGAAATCATGGAAAGCCGCCAGTTCCAGCTTTTGGAAGTGTGCGCCAACCTTGTGGCAGACAAGCTGTTAGACGACTTTCCTCTCATCCAAGATCTAAATTTGCGCATCCAAAAACCTTCCGTGCCCATTCGCGGTATTTTGCGCAGCGTGGAAGTTGAAGTTCAAAGGAGCCGCGAGTGACAGCCTGGCTCAGCCTGGGTTCGAACCTCCAGGATCCCAGTTTCCAAGTGCGGAACGCCTTGCGCCACTTGGAGATGGATCCCGGTATCCAGGTTTTGAGGAGTTCTTCCCTGACGCGCAGCAAAGCATACGGAAAACAAGACCAGCCCGATTTTTATAACCAAATGGTGGAAATCGAGACAGAATATGACCCCAATGAGCTGTTGGAGAGAATGTTGAAGCTTGAAACAAGGCTCGGCCGTGTCCGTGAGGAACGCTGGGGACCCCGTGTCATCGATATCGACATTCTGCTTTATGGAACACTGGAGCTGCAAAGCCCCAGCCTGACTGTTCCGCACCCAGATTTTCATCGGCGGCGCTTCGTGTTGGAACTTCTAAACGAAGTGGAGCCAGAGCTTTGGCATCCTGTTTTAAACCAAACAGTTGCCCAACTTCTGGATGAACTGAAAACTGCAAAGGAACCCAAATGAACCATCTCACAGCCATAATCCTGGCTGCCGGAAAAGGCACCAGAATGAATTCAAACCGCGCTAAAGTCCTGTTTCCCATCGCGGGCAAAGCCATGGTTCAGCGCGTGGTGGAAAGTGCCTTCAAAGCAGGCTGTCAAAGCCTTTGCGTGGTGGTTGGCCACCAAAAGGAAAACGTGGTTTCCCTCCTGGAAGGCGACCCCAGAATCTCTTTTGCGGAACAGGCTCAACAGCTTGGCACCGGCCACGCTGTGATGATGGCGCAAGCATTTTTCCAAAACCCGGATCAGGACGTGCTCGTGCTCAGTGGCGACGTTCCGCTCCTCAGCCCTGAAACCCTGCAAAAAATGCATAGCGAACACCTTGATAACGGCTTTTCCTGCACGGTTTTAACGGCGTTTTTGGACGACCCCGGAAAATATGGACGCATCTTGCGGGAACCGGATGGACAGATTAGTGGCATCGTTGAATTCAAGGACGCCACACCCGCGCAACTCTCCATCAAAGAATGGAATACGGGAATCTATTGCTTCAAATCCGAAGACCTTTTTTCAGCCCTGGCACAGGTCTCAAATTCAAATAATCAACAGGAATATTACCTCACGGATGTACTTTCCATCCTTCGTTCCCAGAGCAAAAAAGTGGGCGCTGTGGTTTTGGAAAACCTTGTGGAAGCCTCCGGTGTTAATTCCCAACAACAGCTTGCCGAATTGGAAGACCAGTTTGTGGATTCCATTCGCCGGCGCTGGCTCAATCTTGGCGTGATGATTCACAATCCTCAAACCGTTTTCATCGGAGAAGATGTTATCCTGGAGCCTGACGTCCAAATCTGTCAAAACTGTGTTATCAAAGGTAAAAGCTACATCAAATCCGGTTCGATAATAGGCACATGTTCCATCATTGAAGACAGTCGCCTGGGTGAAAACTGTGTTTTGAAAGGCCATAACATTTTGGTAAATGCCACACTCAAAGAGGGAAGCGTTTTGGCGCACGCTGCTCAAGCTATCGAGGATGAAAACCAGTGAGCGATAAATTTCTCTATTCCCCCTGGCGCTTGGATTATATTCAAAGCGAAAAGCCTGAAGACTGCGTTCTTTGCCGCTTCCGCCAGCCGGGACGGGATCGGGAAAATCTCATCGTACACCGCGATGAAAACTTCTACGTGATGCTGAACCGATATCCCTACAATAATGGCCACATCATGCTTGTACCCTACCTCCACGTGAAAAGTTTGGGTGAATTGCCTCCCGCCACGATGGAAGAACTGGGACAGATGCTCCAACTCTGCGAAAAAGCTCTCAACCAAGCCTACGCCTGCGAAGGAATGAATATCGGAATCAATCTGGGACGTGCCGCCGGAGCTGGAATCGCGGAACATCTTCACATC
This is a stretch of genomic DNA from Candidatus Cloacimonadota bacterium. It encodes these proteins:
- the rfaE1 gene encoding D-glycero-beta-D-manno-heptose-7-phosphate kinase, producing MIANLLDKFKGKKILVLGDVMLDQYVWGKVERISAEAPVPVLEAQSEELRLGGAANVALNIHSLGGTPLLVGVTGADQAGEDLMELLEKKGISASGIQPDPSRGTTCKKRIGAANQQIVRIDYENRDDLSSSIRAKVLEKTLERLQNSDALIIQDYEKGLLAEPLIREVLKAAKEQDIPVAVDPKLKNFQAYEGVDIFKPNYNEFQAIRATIFDSDEAFFRSAVELRKELNFKNLIVTRSSLGMYIFNGDKEPRRIPTYAQEVFDPSGAGDTVISALTLAWTSGADIDLAAELANHAAGVVCGIKGTASVTPQQVLASYRDQK
- the rfaE2 gene encoding D-glycero-beta-D-manno-heptose 1-phosphate adenylyltransferase, yielding MVIKNKIKNWDEAAFLASELQAQGGKVVFTNGCFDLIHAGHVQYLEQAKALGDVLIVGMNSDSSVRGLKGKTRPLVKEEDRAMVLAALQSVDIVVVFNQETPLKLIEHIRPDVLVKGGDWEPGQIVGADFVLAGGGLVKSLPFREGISTTDLIKRAAILAEKEKK
- a CDS encoding SoxR reducing system RseC family protein, with amino-acid sequence MSEEKHQETAQEDVGTVVWAEGSQVRVELVRGAGCKSCSMRGMCFGRNTPAVFELETDLELAVGDKVQLEISPSTRVLSSLLVFGLPMLTLFVAFILASRWLIEIAAIGIAFAATALSFLIMKLIDKCFGNRLQVRIGRKI
- the folB gene encoding dihydroneopterin aldolase → MIIRLNEMVFYGYHGVHDEERTLGQRFIVSLEMQTDPASDRDIRNLEDTVDYTKVYDDIREIMESRQFQLLEVCANLVADKLLDDFPLIQDLNLRIQKPSVPIRGILRSVEVEVQRSRE
- the folK gene encoding 2-amino-4-hydroxy-6-hydroxymethyldihydropteridine diphosphokinase, which encodes MTAWLSLGSNLQDPSFQVRNALRHLEMDPGIQVLRSSSLTRSKAYGKQDQPDFYNQMVEIETEYDPNELLERMLKLETRLGRVREERWGPRVIDIDILLYGTLELQSPSLTVPHPDFHRRRFVLELLNEVEPELWHPVLNQTVAQLLDELKTAKEPK
- a CDS encoding bifunctional N-acetylglucosamine-1-phosphate uridyltransferase/glucosamine-1-phosphate acetyltransferase, yielding MNHLTAIILAAGKGTRMNSNRAKVLFPIAGKAMVQRVVESAFKAGCQSLCVVVGHQKENVVSLLEGDPRISFAEQAQQLGTGHAVMMAQAFFQNPDQDVLVLSGDVPLLSPETLQKMHSEHLDNGFSCTVLTAFLDDPGKYGRILREPDGQISGIVEFKDATPAQLSIKEWNTGIYCFKSEDLFSALAQVSNSNNQQEYYLTDVLSILRSQSKKVGAVVLENLVEASGVNSQQQLAELEDQFVDSIRRRWLNLGVMIHNPQTVFIGEDVILEPDVQICQNCVIKGKSYIKSGSIIGTCSIIEDSRLGENCVLKGHNILVNATLKEGSVLAHAAQAIEDENQ
- a CDS encoding HIT domain-containing protein, which produces MSDKFLYSPWRLDYIQSEKPEDCVLCRFRQPGRDRENLIVHRDENFYVMLNRYPYNNGHIMLVPYLHVKSLGELPPATMEELGQMLQLCEKALNQAYACEGMNIGINLGRAAGAGIAEHLHIHLVPRWSGDCNFMSAVGGKRVIPEAFEVSFERLSRAFSSLKEPAQ